A window from Tenacibaculum singaporense encodes these proteins:
- a CDS encoding LytR/AlgR family response regulator transcription factor — protein MKKLQLLLLEDLEEEALELSSFLEDNDYEVSLAKNAVEAEKLIRNRFFDVIILDIMINGRPDGISLAHRLNKEGINVPFLFLTSMQGREIFDEAKLTNPLVYLLKPYNKLELLFSLELAIESCYQQNNSISLASNNGVISPSFLFIKKKRSVVKVDVAAINYVEVKEKYCSIICDSGNYLIKLSLTKLKDMLSNPDFRQVHRNYLVNVKKIKEIYFEDNLIVLDNDEKILFSERYKTAFIKDNTIFR, from the coding sequence ATGAAAAAACTACAATTACTATTGCTAGAAGACTTAGAAGAAGAAGCTTTAGAACTTTCTTCTTTTTTAGAAGATAATGATTATGAGGTATCATTAGCAAAAAATGCGGTAGAAGCAGAAAAGTTAATTAGAAATCGCTTTTTTGATGTTATTATTTTAGACATCATGATAAACGGAAGACCAGACGGAATTTCGTTAGCACACCGTTTGAATAAAGAAGGAATTAACGTACCGTTTTTATTCCTAACAAGTATGCAAGGAAGAGAAATTTTTGATGAAGCAAAACTAACCAATCCGTTAGTATATCTTTTAAAGCCGTATAACAAACTAGAATTGTTATTCTCTTTAGAATTGGCAATTGAGTCGTGTTATCAGCAAAACAACAGTATTAGTTTAGCATCAAACAATGGTGTAATAAGTCCATCTTTTTTATTCATAAAGAAAAAAAGAAGCGTGGTTAAAGTAGATGTAGCTGCTATAAATTATGTAGAAGTAAAGGAAAAATACTGTAGTATAATTTGCGACTCAGGAAACTACCTAATAAAATTATCGTTAACTAAGTTAAAAGATATGCTGTCTAATCCAGATTTTAGACAAGTACATAGAAATTACTTAGTTAACGTAAAGAAAATCAAAGAAATTTACTTTGAAGATAATCTTATTGTCTTAGATAATGACGAAAAAATACTCTTTAGTGAGCGTTATAAAACAGCATTTATAAAAGACAATACAATTTTTAGGTAG